From Juglans regia cultivar Chandler chromosome 8, Walnut 2.0, whole genome shotgun sequence, the proteins below share one genomic window:
- the LOC109009745 gene encoding cullin-1-like isoform X3, with amino-acid sequence MDVTGSIPQSPHSPLSTPLCTGGELYERYKTALEESIVSVVLPSLNDKHDACLLADLQQMWTNYKVMTKCLSGFFLYLDHHFVVRRNLPSLNDLATISFHNLVWSKLYGNFLDAAISLINQDRNGKQVQQDLLKDVLTFSTFFAEIGEQKIEYYETFEQIMLKEAASYYAQLASELLCCRSYTDYIQTVAWLLIQERERSGRYLQQGSVEKLLEIVKRKLMDETALLLVEKQKAECHDTATYQDLLSKCAGMSLGEESSVSPLTQWPFPQ; translated from the exons aTGGATGTAACGGGCTCCATTCCACAGTCCCCTCACTCTCCGCTCTCAACTCCGTTATGCACTGGAG GGGAGCTTTATGAAAGATACAAAACCGCTTTGGAAGAGAGCATTGTTTCAGTG GTGCTGCCATCTCTAAATGACAAGCATGATGCCTGTTTACTCGCAGACCTACAGCAAATGTGGACAAATTACAAGGTGATGACAAAGTGTTTATCAGGATTCTTTCTGTACCTTGATCATCACTTTGTTGTTAGAAGAAACCTTCCATCACTAAATGATCTTGCAACTATTTCCTTCCACAATCTG GTCTGGAGCAAGCTGTATGGCAACTTTCTAGACGCCGCTATTTCCCTG ATCAATCAGGATCGGAATGGGAAACAGGTTCAACAAGATTTGCTAAAAGATGTCTTGACTTTTTCGACTTTCTTTGCGGAAATTGGAGAGCAAAAGATAGAATACTACGAAACGTTCGAGCAAATCATGCTTAAAGAAGCAGCCAGTTACTATGCTCAATTAGCTTCAGAGTTGCTTTGCTGCAGATCATATACAGATTACATTCAAACG GTTGCATGGTTATTAatacaagagagagagagatctggcCGGTACTTGCAGCAGGGTTCTGTAGAGAAGTTACTTGAG ATTGTAAAACGGAAATTGATGGATGAAACTGCACTGTTATTAGTTGAAAAGCAAAAGGCTGAGTGCCATGACACAGCAACTTATCAG GATCTACTGTCAAAATGTGCTGGCATGAGCCTTGGGGAGGAAAGTTCTGTATCACCATTGACTCAATGGCCCTTTCCACAGTAA
- the LOC109009745 gene encoding cullin-1-like isoform X1, with translation MRQVVMLDEGLSILEEGIVKAKNILIGHPPKALFSSEDYMKFYNCVYTMCSQRPPYDYSGELYERYKTALEESIVSVPPTGGQDISKAAKQPCNPRYSPSLGYYVHYPREPFQTLRDLPSSLTPLRNKVVQPSNTANYHCAARKTKVCHQQKKKKVRYRNPPTENPARKPPFIATRNIRLSASLTTTNSKGESGSPCRKPLELLKNPSGAPFTKTEVEWSPKQVLPSLNDKHDACLLADLQQMWTNYKVMTKCLSGFFLYLDHHFVVRRNLPSLNDLATISFHNLVWSKLYGNFLDAAISLINQDRNGKQVQQDLLKDVLTFSTFFAEIGEQKIEYYETFEQIMLKEAASYYAQLASELLCCRSYTDYIQTVAWLLIQERERSGRYLQQGSVEKLLEIVKRKLMDETALLLVEKQKAECHDTATYQDLLSKCAGMSLGEESSVSPLTQWPFPQ, from the exons atgagGCAGGTTGTAATGCTGGATGAGGGGTTGAGTATTCTAGAAGAAGGGATTGTGAAGGCAAAGAATATTCTAATTGGACACCCACCCAAGGCATTGTTCTCCAGCGAAGACTATATGAAGTTCTATAA CTGTGTTTATACCATGTGTTCTCAGAGACCACCTTATGACTATTCAGGGGAGCTTTATGAAAGATACAAAACCGCTTTGGAAGAGAGCATTGTTTCAGTG CCCCCAACGGGAGGCCAAGATATTTCAAAGGCAGCGAAGCAACCTTGCAACCCAAGATATTCGCCAAGTCTTGGATATTATGTACACTACCCACGGGAACCATTTCAAACTTTGAGAGATTTGCCTTCAAGCTTGACACCGCTTCGAAACAAAGTAGTACAGCCTTCAAATACTGCAAATTATCACTGTGCAGCTCGCAAAACAAAAGTGTGtcatcagcaaaaaaaaaaaaaggtgagatATAGAAACCCACCCACTGAAAATCCAGCAAGAAAACCTCCATTCATCGCCACTCGCAACATTCGACTGAGTGCTTCCCTAACGACAACAAATAGCAAAGGGGAGAGTGGATCCCCTTGCCGTAAGCCCCTAGAGCTGTTAAAGAATCCTTCCGGTGCTCCATTCACCAAAACCGAGGTGGAATGGTCACCAAAGCAG GTGCTGCCATCTCTAAATGACAAGCATGATGCCTGTTTACTCGCAGACCTACAGCAAATGTGGACAAATTACAAGGTGATGACAAAGTGTTTATCAGGATTCTTTCTGTACCTTGATCATCACTTTGTTGTTAGAAGAAACCTTCCATCACTAAATGATCTTGCAACTATTTCCTTCCACAATCTG GTCTGGAGCAAGCTGTATGGCAACTTTCTAGACGCCGCTATTTCCCTG ATCAATCAGGATCGGAATGGGAAACAGGTTCAACAAGATTTGCTAAAAGATGTCTTGACTTTTTCGACTTTCTTTGCGGAAATTGGAGAGCAAAAGATAGAATACTACGAAACGTTCGAGCAAATCATGCTTAAAGAAGCAGCCAGTTACTATGCTCAATTAGCTTCAGAGTTGCTTTGCTGCAGATCATATACAGATTACATTCAAACG GTTGCATGGTTATTAatacaagagagagagagatctggcCGGTACTTGCAGCAGGGTTCTGTAGAGAAGTTACTTGAG ATTGTAAAACGGAAATTGATGGATGAAACTGCACTGTTATTAGTTGAAAAGCAAAAGGCTGAGTGCCATGACACAGCAACTTATCAG GATCTACTGTCAAAATGTGCTGGCATGAGCCTTGGGGAGGAAAGTTCTGTATCACCATTGACTCAATGGCCCTTTCCACAGTAA
- the LOC109009736 gene encoding sucrose nonfermenting 4-like protein isoform X1 yields MFGSVQDGGHDSSGVSVPVLIPWLFEWRYGGRSVSLCGSFTRWSERIPMSLAEGRDDVFQVVWNLTSGHHEYKFFVDGVWQHDENQPFASRNYGSVNTIFIAREPDMINSTSSSPTPGRSNMDVDYDIITPTVSMSHGAIPMISSVDLEVSRHRIANFLSTHTAYELLPDSGKIIALDINLPVKQAFHILHERGLSVAPLWDFCKSQFVGVLSASDFILILKELGNHGSHLTEEQLETHTIAAWKEGKLHLTRTMDGNGGSFPRRQLIHAGPYDCMKDVALKILQNKVATVPIIHSSQDGSFPQLLHLASLSGILKCIYRFFRHSLSSLPILQQPICSIPLGTWVPKIGESKPFAMLRPNASLSAALTLLVQAGVSSIPIVDDNGSLLDMYSRSDITALAKDKAYAQIRLDEMSIHQALKLGQDANSPYDFNGQRFQMCLRSDTLNEVMKRLTNPGVRRLVIVEAGSNRVEGIISLTDVFNFLLG; encoded by the exons ATGTTTGGTTCGGTTCAGGATGGGGGACATGATAGCAGTGGAGTTTCGGTACCAGTTCTGATTCCTTGGCTATTCGAGTGGCGTTATGGTGGAAGAAGTGTGTCACTTTGTGGCTCTTTCACAAG GTGGTCGGAAAGAATACCTATGTCTCTGGCGGAGGGACGCGATGATGTATTTCAAGTTGTTTGGAACTTAACATCAGGACACCACGAG TACAAGTTTTTTGTCGATGGAGTGTGGCAACATGATGAGAACCAGCCCTTTGCAAGCAGGAATTATGGGTCAGTAAATACCATCTTTATTGCTAGGGAACCAGATATGATTAATTCTACTTCTAGCTCCCCGACACCTGGCAGATCCAACATGGATGTGGATTATGATATCATTACACCCACG gtcTCGATGTCACATGGTGCCATTCCAATGATATCATCAGTTGATTTAGAGGTCTCTCGCCACCGTATAGCTAATTTCTTGTCTACACATACTGCTTATGAGTTGCTTCCTGACTCAGGCAAG ATCATCGCCTTGGATATCAATTTACCTGTGAAGCAAGCATTTCATATTCTTCATGAACGG GGACTCTCTGTGGCTCCTCTCTGGGATTTTTGCAAGAGTCAGTTTGTTGGAGTTCTCAGTGCATCGGACTTCATTCTAATTTTGAAGGAG CTTGGGAATCATGGATCACACTTGACAGAGGAACAACTTGAGACACATACAATAGCAGCTTGGAAAGAGGGAAAACTACATCTTACCAGAACAATGGATGGCAATGGGGGGTCATTTCCCCGTCGACAGCTTATCCAT GCTGGCCCTTATGATTGTATGAAAGACGTCGCtttgaaaattttacaaaacaagGTGGCCACTGTTCCCATTATCCATTCTTCACAGGATGGTTCTTTTCCACAGCTATTACATCTTGCTTCGCTGTCAGGGATACTAAAAT GTATCTACAGGTTTTTTAGACATTCTTTAAGCTCCTTGCCCATTCTTCAGCAACCCATTTGTTCAATTCCTTTGGGTACATGGGTTCCAAAAATTGGGGAGTCGAAGCCATTTGCAATGTTAAGGCCAAATGCGTCTCTTAGTGCTGCTTTAACTTTATTAGTTCAAG CTGGAGTTAGTTCGATACCAATAGTGGATGATAATGGCTCATTGCTGGATATGTATTCACGAAG TGATATCACTGCTTTGGCAAAAGATAAAGCATATGCACAGATTCGCCTTGATGAAATGAGTATTCACCAG GCATTGAAACTGGGGCAAGATGCAAATTCTCCTTATGACTTCAATGGACAGAGATTTCAGATGTGTTTGCGTTCTGACACTCTAAACGAAGTGATGAAACGGTTGACAAATCCTG GGGTTAGGAGACTTGTCATTGTGGAGGCTGGCAGCAATCGTGTGGAAGGTATAATTTCATTGACCGATGTGTTCAACTTCTTGCTAGGCTAG
- the LOC109009746 gene encoding cyclin-H1-1 isoform X2: MADFLTSTHRAKWIFSTQELAEKYKASNQRAIQALEKYGATLMEVDADGSLSYPEPPMNPKDTADKHSRPKPLNIEEERYMRVFYENKLQEVCNNFHFPHKIQATALIYFKRFYLQWSVMEHHPKNIMLTCIYAACKIEENHVSAEELGKGISQDHQLILNNEMIVYQSLEFDLIVYAPYRSIDGFLNDMEEFCRVKDDQLHLLKALHETARMEVDKIMLTDAQLLFPPGQLALAALRCSNGVHQVIDFDSNDSVFFCLHASLQIPEEHPLSSEFCTQCFRAH; this comes from the exons ATGGCCGATTTCCTGACCTCGACTCACCGAGCTAAGTGGATCTTCTCTACTCAAGAGCTG GCTGAAAAATACAAAGCCTCTAATCAAAGAGCAATACAAGCACTAGAGAAG TATGGAGCAACGCTTATGGAAGTTGATGCTGATGGCTCATTATCTTATCCCGAACCTCCGATGAACCCAAAAGATACTG CTGACAAGCATTCTCGTCCAAAACCCCTTAATATTGAGGAAGAGCGGTATATGCGAGTGTTCTATGAGAATAaacttcaagaagtttgtaaCAACTTCCACTTTCCTCATAAAATTCAG GCAACAgctcttatatattttaaaagattttacCTTCAATGGTCGGTCATGGAACATCACCCGAAAAACATTAT GTTAACGTGCATATATGCAGCTTGTAAGATAGAAGAAAATCATGTTTCAGCAGAGGAGCTCGGTAAGGGGATCTCGCAGGACCATCAATTGATTCTCAATAATGAGATGATAGTTTATCAG AGTTTAGAATTTGACCTTATTGTTTATGCACCGTACCGCTCAATAGATGGTTTTCTGAATGACATGGAG GAATTCTGCCGAGTGAAAGATGACCAGCTTCATCTGCTAAAG GCTTTACATGAAACTGCAAGGATGGAAGTTGACAAAATCATGCTCACTGATGCACAACTTCTATTCCCTCCCGGGCAG TTAGCATTGGCTGCTTTGCGTTGTTCAAATGGAGTGCACCAAGTTATTGACTTTGACAG TAATGATTCAGTCTTCTTCTGCTTGCATGCCTCTTTGCAGATACCTGAGGAACATCCTCTCTCGTCAGAGTTCTGCACACAATGTTTCAGAGCTCATTGA
- the LOC109009736 gene encoding sucrose nonfermenting 4-like protein isoform X2 — translation MSLAEGRDDVFQVVWNLTSGHHEYKFFVDGVWQHDENQPFASRNYGSVNTIFIAREPDMINSTSSSPTPGRSNMDVDYDIITPTVSMSHGAIPMISSVDLEVSRHRIANFLSTHTAYELLPDSGKIIALDINLPVKQAFHILHERGLSVAPLWDFCKSQFVGVLSASDFILILKELGNHGSHLTEEQLETHTIAAWKEGKLHLTRTMDGNGGSFPRRQLIHAGPYDCMKDVALKILQNKVATVPIIHSSQDGSFPQLLHLASLSGILKCIYRFFRHSLSSLPILQQPICSIPLGTWVPKIGESKPFAMLRPNASLSAALTLLVQAGVSSIPIVDDNGSLLDMYSRSDITALAKDKAYAQIRLDEMSIHQALKLGQDANSPYDFNGQRFQMCLRSDTLNEVMKRLTNPGVRRLVIVEAGSNRVEGIISLTDVFNFLLG, via the exons ATGTCTCTGGCGGAGGGACGCGATGATGTATTTCAAGTTGTTTGGAACTTAACATCAGGACACCACGAG TACAAGTTTTTTGTCGATGGAGTGTGGCAACATGATGAGAACCAGCCCTTTGCAAGCAGGAATTATGGGTCAGTAAATACCATCTTTATTGCTAGGGAACCAGATATGATTAATTCTACTTCTAGCTCCCCGACACCTGGCAGATCCAACATGGATGTGGATTATGATATCATTACACCCACG gtcTCGATGTCACATGGTGCCATTCCAATGATATCATCAGTTGATTTAGAGGTCTCTCGCCACCGTATAGCTAATTTCTTGTCTACACATACTGCTTATGAGTTGCTTCCTGACTCAGGCAAG ATCATCGCCTTGGATATCAATTTACCTGTGAAGCAAGCATTTCATATTCTTCATGAACGG GGACTCTCTGTGGCTCCTCTCTGGGATTTTTGCAAGAGTCAGTTTGTTGGAGTTCTCAGTGCATCGGACTTCATTCTAATTTTGAAGGAG CTTGGGAATCATGGATCACACTTGACAGAGGAACAACTTGAGACACATACAATAGCAGCTTGGAAAGAGGGAAAACTACATCTTACCAGAACAATGGATGGCAATGGGGGGTCATTTCCCCGTCGACAGCTTATCCAT GCTGGCCCTTATGATTGTATGAAAGACGTCGCtttgaaaattttacaaaacaagGTGGCCACTGTTCCCATTATCCATTCTTCACAGGATGGTTCTTTTCCACAGCTATTACATCTTGCTTCGCTGTCAGGGATACTAAAAT GTATCTACAGGTTTTTTAGACATTCTTTAAGCTCCTTGCCCATTCTTCAGCAACCCATTTGTTCAATTCCTTTGGGTACATGGGTTCCAAAAATTGGGGAGTCGAAGCCATTTGCAATGTTAAGGCCAAATGCGTCTCTTAGTGCTGCTTTAACTTTATTAGTTCAAG CTGGAGTTAGTTCGATACCAATAGTGGATGATAATGGCTCATTGCTGGATATGTATTCACGAAG TGATATCACTGCTTTGGCAAAAGATAAAGCATATGCACAGATTCGCCTTGATGAAATGAGTATTCACCAG GCATTGAAACTGGGGCAAGATGCAAATTCTCCTTATGACTTCAATGGACAGAGATTTCAGATGTGTTTGCGTTCTGACACTCTAAACGAAGTGATGAAACGGTTGACAAATCCTG GGGTTAGGAGACTTGTCATTGTGGAGGCTGGCAGCAATCGTGTGGAAGGTATAATTTCATTGACCGATGTGTTCAACTTCTTGCTAGGCTAG
- the LOC109009746 gene encoding cyclin-H1-1 isoform X1, translating into MADFLTSTHRAKWIFSTQELAEKYKASNQRAIQALEKYGATLMEVDADGSLSYPEPPMNPKDTADKHSRPKPLNIEEERYMRVFYENKLQEVCNNFHFPHKIQATALIYFKRFYLQWSVMEHHPKNIMLTCIYAACKIEENHVSAEELGKGISQDHQLILNNEMIVYQSLEFDLIVYAPYRSIDGFLNDMEEFCRVKDDQLHLLKALHETARMEVDKIMLTDAQLLFPPGQLALAALRCSNGVHQVIDFDRYLRNILSRQSSAHNVSELIESLNAIDSWVKRYKFPSEKDLKHINRKLKSCWGLGSNDESKKREKKSKHKSKKSSNETQNVLSLTET; encoded by the exons ATGGCCGATTTCCTGACCTCGACTCACCGAGCTAAGTGGATCTTCTCTACTCAAGAGCTG GCTGAAAAATACAAAGCCTCTAATCAAAGAGCAATACAAGCACTAGAGAAG TATGGAGCAACGCTTATGGAAGTTGATGCTGATGGCTCATTATCTTATCCCGAACCTCCGATGAACCCAAAAGATACTG CTGACAAGCATTCTCGTCCAAAACCCCTTAATATTGAGGAAGAGCGGTATATGCGAGTGTTCTATGAGAATAaacttcaagaagtttgtaaCAACTTCCACTTTCCTCATAAAATTCAG GCAACAgctcttatatattttaaaagattttacCTTCAATGGTCGGTCATGGAACATCACCCGAAAAACATTAT GTTAACGTGCATATATGCAGCTTGTAAGATAGAAGAAAATCATGTTTCAGCAGAGGAGCTCGGTAAGGGGATCTCGCAGGACCATCAATTGATTCTCAATAATGAGATGATAGTTTATCAG AGTTTAGAATTTGACCTTATTGTTTATGCACCGTACCGCTCAATAGATGGTTTTCTGAATGACATGGAG GAATTCTGCCGAGTGAAAGATGACCAGCTTCATCTGCTAAAG GCTTTACATGAAACTGCAAGGATGGAAGTTGACAAAATCATGCTCACTGATGCACAACTTCTATTCCCTCCCGGGCAG TTAGCATTGGCTGCTTTGCGTTGTTCAAATGGAGTGCACCAAGTTATTGACTTTGACAG ATACCTGAGGAACATCCTCTCTCGTCAGAGTTCTGCACACAATGTTTCAGAGCTCATTGAATCACTAAATGCAATAGATTCTTGG GTTAAGAGATATAAATTCCCTTCAGAAAAAGATTTGAAGCACATTAACCGGAAACTGAAATCTTGTTGGGGTCTTGGCTCAAATGACGA GAGTAAGAAACGGGAGAAGAAATCAAAGCACAAGTCAAAGAAGAGTTCAAATGAAACACAAAATGTTCTTTCTCTTACTGAAAC GTAA
- the LOC109009745 gene encoding cullin-1-like isoform X2: MRQVVMLDEGLSILEEGIVKAKNILIGHPPKALFSSEDYMKFYNCVYTMCSQRPPYDYSGELYERYKTALEESIVSVVLPSLNDKHDACLLADLQQMWTNYKVMTKCLSGFFLYLDHHFVVRRNLPSLNDLATISFHNLVWSKLYGNFLDAAISLINQDRNGKQVQQDLLKDVLTFSTFFAEIGEQKIEYYETFEQIMLKEAASYYAQLASELLCCRSYTDYIQTVAWLLIQERERSGRYLQQGSVEKLLEIVKRKLMDETALLLVEKQKAECHDTATYQDLLSKCAGMSLGEESSVSPLTQWPFPQ, translated from the exons atgagGCAGGTTGTAATGCTGGATGAGGGGTTGAGTATTCTAGAAGAAGGGATTGTGAAGGCAAAGAATATTCTAATTGGACACCCACCCAAGGCATTGTTCTCCAGCGAAGACTATATGAAGTTCTATAA CTGTGTTTATACCATGTGTTCTCAGAGACCACCTTATGACTATTCAGGGGAGCTTTATGAAAGATACAAAACCGCTTTGGAAGAGAGCATTGTTTCAGTG GTGCTGCCATCTCTAAATGACAAGCATGATGCCTGTTTACTCGCAGACCTACAGCAAATGTGGACAAATTACAAGGTGATGACAAAGTGTTTATCAGGATTCTTTCTGTACCTTGATCATCACTTTGTTGTTAGAAGAAACCTTCCATCACTAAATGATCTTGCAACTATTTCCTTCCACAATCTG GTCTGGAGCAAGCTGTATGGCAACTTTCTAGACGCCGCTATTTCCCTG ATCAATCAGGATCGGAATGGGAAACAGGTTCAACAAGATTTGCTAAAAGATGTCTTGACTTTTTCGACTTTCTTTGCGGAAATTGGAGAGCAAAAGATAGAATACTACGAAACGTTCGAGCAAATCATGCTTAAAGAAGCAGCCAGTTACTATGCTCAATTAGCTTCAGAGTTGCTTTGCTGCAGATCATATACAGATTACATTCAAACG GTTGCATGGTTATTAatacaagagagagagagatctggcCGGTACTTGCAGCAGGGTTCTGTAGAGAAGTTACTTGAG ATTGTAAAACGGAAATTGATGGATGAAACTGCACTGTTATTAGTTGAAAAGCAAAAGGCTGAGTGCCATGACACAGCAACTTATCAG GATCTACTGTCAAAATGTGCTGGCATGAGCCTTGGGGAGGAAAGTTCTGTATCACCATTGACTCAATGGCCCTTTCCACAGTAA